The genomic window GACCGGTAGCCCCTCGAAGATCGACGACATCATGTAGATGTCGATTGCGTCCAGGTACGGCCGCACGTCGCTGCACAGGCCGGGCGCGTGCAGCACGTGCTGCAGGCCCGCGCTCTCGACCGCGGCCATCACGTCCGCGCGCAACGGGCCGTCGCCGACCACGATGAAGCGGCTGTCAGGGTGCCGGTCGTGAATGCGACGAGCAGCCGTCACCCAGTGGTTCAGCCGTTTCTGCGTGCGGAACACCGCGACCGTGCCGATCACGAGCGCCTCCTGGTCGATGCCCAGCTGCTTGCGGAGGGCACGCCCGGCACCGTTCGGTGCGAACCGTTCGACATCGACGCCATTCAGGATCACGTCGACCGGCACGCCGGTGCCGATGTTCCGGCGTATCGAGTCGGCAACGTCGCCGGAAACGGCGATTGCCCGTTCCTGCATGGGCCACGTGAGCCGGTTCAGCCTGCGTGTGAGCGGATGGTAGCGTTCCTGCTTGTTGTGCTCGGTGTAGACGACCGGCACGCCCGCCAGGCGCCCGGCCAGGCGACCGGCGATGCCGGCAAGGGGAAGGTGGCAGTGCAGCACGTCGACGTGGCGCCTCCGCAGCTCGCCGGCGAGTCGATGCGATGCTGCGACGATGGCGGCGCCGCGCACTCCCCCGAAGCACGTGACATCCACGCCGTGCGCGCACAGCTCCGCAACCAGCGCGTCCTTGTGCGGCAGGAAGTACCCGTACTCGTAGTGGAAGCGATCGCGATCGGCGAAGCGCAGCCCCTCGGCAAGCAGCATCTCTGCGCCGCCCCGG from Longimicrobiales bacterium includes these protein-coding regions:
- a CDS encoding glycosyltransferase, with protein sequence MSTEPTRVFHLIKGLGRGGAEMLLAEGLRFADRDRFHYEYGYFLPHKDALVAELCAHGVDVTCFGGVRGAAIVAASHRLAGELRRRHVDVLHCHLPLAGIAGRLAGRLAGVPVVYTEHNKQERYHPLTRRLNRLTWPMQERAIAVSGDVADSIRRNIGTGVPVDVILNGVDVERFAPNGAGRALRKQLGIDQEALVIGTVAVFRTQKRLNHWVTAARRIHDRHPDSRFIVVGDGPLRADVMAAVESAGLQHVLHAPGLCSDVRPYLDAIDIYMMSSIFEGLPVALLEAMSMECVPVCTAVGGIPEVVVDRRNGLLVQPEEPAALADAVLAVAADPAARAAIGAAARSTVVERFSMRRMAGELETLYTAIASRHAHLPRPSRAVPA